The following is a genomic window from Rutidosis leptorrhynchoides isolate AG116_Rl617_1_P2 chromosome 8, CSIRO_AGI_Rlap_v1, whole genome shotgun sequence.
gtcggaataaaagggtgaccaaaagcttgtgtaaaactctttccggaggttcaagacttattaaaagtcattgcttatcaagtcggaataattaaatcatgtaaaagtataatcaagtagtcggaaaaattcggatcgttacagtacctacccgttaaagaaatttcgtcctgaaatttgatcgagatcgtcatggctgacaataagtatgttttcatgatgaatacgagttgaaaatttagagttttatcattagtgagtaatatggattaaacaattcgattatgtgaagtgtatgagtgaagctatcgcaaaatagtgaaatgaggaaagtaaagattcgtcttaactgttGACGTCGTCATAGTTGATTTtcagattaaagaaaatctttgtaatcttaataagatttgattcttcggtaattaaggaaattagaattttcttcgattaggtgcgtaatctgcctcgattgctatgtctgatatttcgctataaattaacacccccccttcgttttcttatttccacatctctcgtcttctatactttcttccttaattcatacttccaaaacattcgtcaatatgctccatccagttctaattcttgatatattcttgactatcacatctgtcattcttctttttttatctaccaccggaggaatctgtttacttctactatgctcttgggttcatagtgtttttagttctcccgtgtctttatattgctatacgcattgatatacacggtttgtaattctctgtgttgttgtcgtgcttatattttttcttatatttcggagctcctgtGCTTGTGTATTGTCATTCACGGTTATTGCTCTCTtccatttgctgtgatttatactcctattcctatttcaaagcttcatgcttttgttttctcttctcgatttttaagtaaagcgagtaatggttcagaattcgtaggtatggagtttcagatgaacatgactaatgttctaagagagaatttgtaatagcacgatcttgattagtcaaattaccagaattcaagagaaaagatagaactatcaagaaaatatgttcttgatacgtttagagattaggtagaatgtaagagtcgtgtaacatagagcATGATGACTgtatggtctatgaatcatcatgttccgttagaaactcagcatgacttactgtaatataatcacgttgatcaagtgtcattatattatactaattcatgcttcagttcccaacattacttcaaaaacattcatactttacactcagaggtttcagatgtttagaaactaaaacagtttcctttatgatgtgatacatataacgcgaggagataaatgatttcagataagaatggttatgaaaatatctttagaaatatcgaggatatttataatgaaagatatgatgatatcttggaatatctaagatcagaggatgatgaagaatattgtccgcgagggtttagagtaaggagtaaggtattcgctaaagacttcagcagacactgaatcatgatttggattctttgaaggtaggtttcatccttgtgatttgtccacaacctccttcatagtttgttcaatccatttttcagtaccaaatcttctctttttctgagctttgccaacacactattctttatcatcaaactttttactgttaataaACATATTCTTTAATAAAATCCGTTTCAGTTTCTCCAGTTGAATTTAAACaacatattttattaatttatttcaACTTGATTTAATATTTCTTGAATATCTCGTACAGTGATACACtataaatttatataaaacttTGATTGCAAAAACATGGACAATTATAATATGCACAAACATGAACCATTATAATATGTATGCATGAATCAAATTTAAAAATGATGCATTCATGTCTAGATTATGAAGTATCCATAACAACATATTTTACACATGAATCTTGTTGACGCATTATTAAAACTAACTGGATGCATGTAGGAAAATTAAAATTACTATCAACTTGAAAATCAATTTACATGTATGCATTGCATCCTTTTTTCCTTGGCTTCACATTTATGCACAAACATTGACCATATCCCCTACATCACATAAAGCATGCCTATCAATCCTACATGTCACTACCTACTATCCTCACCTACCTATCATACACGTGGCATACCTCAcaattttctgttttttttttaattctggCAACAAAAAAAaatactgcaaaaaaaaaaaaggaaaacgtGTTCCATACATTTGCCAAAACACAGAACACACACCTATTCGTCTTCATCTTCTCtccttctctcattcaaacaccaGATGCATATCTTCAATTCACATGTTTACCTTTTTTTTCATACCTACATATTTACTCCATTACAGATCTATATATAATTACTACCCTGTCAATTTCGTATACAAACGAATTATCCTTTTCACAAACGTTTCACAATTGGTCCTATCCTGTTCCGTACTCAGATTTAATCCTAAATACGCATGAACCCTAATTCACTCATACGCAGGATTTGAATAACGACTGATTCACTAATGGTATATGTCCATCAAATTTACGCTTTCTTCCACGCTTGCGTCGATTAATATGCCATCAATTGAAATTGAACAATTAAATTGAATCTCAGGTATGCCATTCTTCAATGATTATCTAGATTATCATTCCACATATTTTGAATTTTTGTCAGATTAATTTTATCCATTCATCTATGTTTTTATAAGTATAaatgttaaatttaattttaaaattctaAGATAAAATTAATACCCAAAAAAATCTCTTGAAATATATCCGCACTCAATTATGTTGATCAATTTTCAGAACGTTTTTATCGGATCAAAATCCCAACTCATTTTTAAAAACTTAATAATTTCTAAGTTAAATTATTCAAATTGATCTCATAATTATTATCTGTTGCGTTGATTTCGGGTCAAATTACCAACCATTCTAAAATTACTATTTGTTTAAATACAAAATTATCTTAATGTAAATGTAACtgagtttttttgttttttttgttttttcctTTCATACGACAATATTGTAATTTAATGtcaaaattaccaatttttttttaaaaaatagaaaaaaaaaatatgtttctATAACctatttttggataaaatttgaaTCATCGTGAAACATGGAACCGTTTCCTAAATTGTAGTATACCATCATATCAACCTATAAATTAAACTGCATTCACACATCTATATAACTTCCTATTGCTCATCTCAGAAACACATCTCCTATTTTTCAATTCAGTTTTCAATAACTAAAATTACCTTTTAATCACTACTAACTTGTGACATCAATGGAATCGAAATTGCTGTGCATAGGTGCAATCACTGCTAGGAGTCCATCTGTTTCCACGCGTTTGAAGATACTCAGTATTGAAACATTGTCAAGACAAAATCTTGACAAGGGCTTGCCTTTTCTTGATGTTATAGCATCTGATGAGCAGGTTATTTCTAACTATTAAGAAATTAATAATGTCTCATATCATCAATTTCACTTTTACATTCTTACAGGTTTCATACACATAATGATTGTATACTTTATTTAATTTTTCGAAAATACTTTGTAACATTACCCTATTACACAAATTCCAGGGTGATCGCATTGGTCTTATTCTGAAAAATGCTCATAAGAAAAAATATGAGGAACTATTGCATGAGCAAAATATATATGTGGTTCAAAATGTTGGAACATTAAAGCTAAACAGCCAGATGTCCAAACTTAATCACTGGACACACGATTGCAAACTCATTTTTATAAACAAAACCACAATTGTGCCAGTTCCTTCCACGCAATGGACTGGAAGTAATGGTTTCAAATTCATTCCATTTCTGGAACTAATCAACTGTCAACTACCAGAAAAATACACTGCAGGTACTGTCAACACCCTGATTTTTACTTCTATTCTTTACAAATGTAATCTGTATACGACCTAAAATTATGTtgagaatatatatttataattatatttcttTTAACCATGACAGATGTGATCGGTAGAGTGAATTTCTATGACCGGGAACCAAAGTCCTATGGTAGTGGCAGTGAAGATAAGTCTAAATACATCAACCTGGAGCTAAAGGATTTAGAGTAACCCAcaaattttatcataataatattttacTTTTTACAAAGCAGAACCATTTTACACATTATATTTGCTATCATTTATTTATTAcgtatacatttttttttattgatGTAGCGGCTCAATTGTCTCATGCACCCTATTTGCCAAATATATGGTAGACTTTTTGGCATACATGAAAACTGTTGCAGATACTCAATGTGTCATCTTGTTCATTCAATTTGGTCGCACACAGAAATACCAACGTATCACCACTAtttgtgtattttttttttaaagaaaataaaaaattaataaaatcacATAACCATCTAATCTAATTAAAACTATTTTCCTACTTGTGTAAAATTCAAACTGCAGGTCAGCTTACTGTGGGTACAGACTGGACTCATACGAGAGTATTTATAGATAGCGACATACCTGTTATGAATGAATTCAGGAAAAGGTTAGTAATACTATGAAAATCAGTAaatataagtaattgaaactataaacACTGTACAAACATTGTTCTAATATGTACTGACACTACTGATTAAGGTACATGGAGTTACACAAAGATAATGATTCTGAGTCATCATTGGCGCCATCATTTACACCTTCGTTGACACCAAAAGGGAAAACATTGGAAGAGTTTTTTGAGCACGTTATTTGTGTTGGATGTGGTGATTTGTCAATAAATATTGTATACTCTCTCCTTTTTAATTTCATATCTGCTCTGATTTACTTATATGTTCCAATATACAATTTTCGTAGTCCGATGTGTCTTGTGAACATAAATTATTAATTCACAAATTACTTTGTAGGCGGGTATTTTTGTTGTTGAAGCAGAGATTATTGCCATTGAACCGGACGAATCGTGGTCATAAATTGCATGTAAGAAGTGTCACAAGAAAGCACCACCAACTACTAAGGAGGTTGATCTAACACTTGACATCGACCAACAGCTGTTATTGAAGCGTAGTTGCAAAGACTGTGGTAAAAATCCACAAGTTGCTCTAAGGTGTGTGTTATGCATCTACGTTTTTTCACTGACTTTATGTACCAATTTaaaataaaatcatatatttttacaTGCCCTTGGCTAACCACAATCACACATTCCATAGGTTCAAGGTTAGTGTTCGTGTAGCAGACGACACGGGGATAGCAACATTCACACTGTTTGAATCTCTTGTCAAGAAATATGTTTCTAAATCCGCATATGAGATAAAAAAGTCTTTACCCGAAGACGATGATCAACCCGTGGAATTTGAGGCATTAGTTGGTAACACAATGTTGTTCAAGGTGGAAATAAATGAATACAACAAAAAGTTCTCACAATCTAACTACACGGTGAAAGAGGCATCCACTGATGAAGTTTTTGTAGAGAAATTCCGTGAACAGTTCAAGGTAAAATATCAATAACCATACCATTTATTTAGGTTTAAGACTATTTAGAAACAAAACTACAATCCATATCCTTCACTTTtatatactaattattattatctgACCTTTTTTCAACAACAACTTGATAGGACTAAAATCAAACAGATGAAGCTCGAAGCTGATACTTCTGAACTGTCAGTTTCCACAAATGTACGTTGACCTATTACTGGATTCTTTTTTATGAAGATTGACTAAATAATATTGCCAAATTAGCATCAACTTGACAATGTACATTAAATGACATTAACCATTTAATTTGCTTATGCATTGCAGTGTGGTTCTTCAAGCATGTACAACAAGGATAAACACTCGGTGGACCTTGCAAGCAGCACGGGCTACACCCCTCCGAAAAAACAGATTAAGCAAGAACCAAAGGAGAGCCCACTGTCTGTTAAGTCGTCGTCAACCAGACCGAAGAAGATAAACCTTGGTGACGGGAATAATATGAACCTATCAACAAGAGTCAAGGACAACAAGAGTCAAGGACAATCGTTGGCCAACGTTGGTTTATTCCTTCCGAAACCCGTTTTTAGTCACGGTCAACTATATGTTGCTCTATCTAGGGTAACATCGAAGAATGGTCTCAAAGTGCTCATTCTAAACAAAGACAACGAGTTGTCGGATACAATAAAGAATGTAGTCTTCAAAGAAGTCTTGCAACACCTATAAAAGGCAAGATATGCATACTGTTTATTCTTTCATGTGTAGGAATAATGTTTATTTCTTTTATCGATATTAAATGACAACAAATAGAACGTCACTAATATTTCAAATATTTCGTATGACATGCTGAATGAATTGTTTATTTTGAGTTTTCTTCATTAACTAAACTTCAATATATATTCTTTACTACTGAAGTTTGAGTATGAGGTTAATGTTGTCTGACTACTTTTTTGATCTGATACTCAGCCAGGTTCTCAACTTATCTGCAAAAACGTTTGCCGGAAGAATAAGGTTGTTACTGATGTAATGTGGAAAACTCAGACTTTTATGCGTTCCGTAATTGTATTACaatgatttcaacattacagatatTTTGTGTGTacatgtaattttttatttttcaaCAAATATCTTAACGATGCTACCATATCTTTCTCTAATACCATAGTTTGGATTTGGTTTCAATAACCTGCAACATTGGTACAACACTAGAATTCAACTTACGACACATATTTGTTCATAAATACCTAAATCATGTTTGCCTTTATTACCATTCAAACAGCACCATATTGGCACTAAACATTAACCAAAGTAATACTTTACAATATAATTTCAACAAACATAATACTTAACCTTCAAATGTTTGTCATTACCTAACCTACAGCAATTACCAAAACATTATTTAACAACTGTTCAAACTTACTGTTTAACTAACTTATATCAACATATTGGGAATAAACGGTCCTACATGAAAAATTGAAATATTCCATCAAAACACAAATTGTAAAAAAAATACGGCCCAAATAAGGTAACAAAGTTTGGGCCACCCACACTAACAAATATTTTAAAATTCACCAAAATTAGTCCAATACATCCACAATTAATACGATGACCCATTTTCTAATCACAATATACCCGAAAATAACTGAAACCCTATTCAGTCAGCAACCATTATCGAATTCATAGTTGTTTGCAGTTTTCCGTTCTATCAACAGAATACTATCAACCAAAATCTAGCAGAGGCGACGAAGTGGAAATAAGATCACCTTAaggtactaaaagtaattagacttATATATTGTTACTTAATCGTCTTATGAATTTTGATTTCCACAGGTTTTGTTTTTTTCATAAAAAATTACAGGAGAACAAGATTATTTATATTCATTTACATTCATTAAATTGAAAATTATTTGCCAAATCAAAAACAAAGTGGATGAAGACTTAGAATCAATATTGTTTATTTAATTTCCTACCACTAACCCTAACTTTggatacgtatatagttttaagtAATGTACCTTATATATGTTACAGAAAACTAAAACCACAAACACTTTCTTAGCATTTTTTCTGT
Proteins encoded in this region:
- the LOC139864111 gene encoding uncharacterized protein; the encoded protein is MESKLLCIGAITARSPSVSTRLKILSIETLSRQNLDKGLPFLDVIASDEQGDRIGLILKNAHKKKYEELLHEQNIYVVQNVGTLKLNSQMSKLNHWTHDCKLIFINKTTIVPVPSTQWTGSNGFKFIPFLELINCQLPEKYTADVIGRVNFYDREPKSYGSGSEDKSKYINLELKDLDGSIVSCTLFAKYMVDFLAYMKTVADTQCVILFIQFGRTQKYQRQLTVGTDWTHTRVFIDSDIPVMNEFRKRYMELHKDNDSESSLAPSFTPSLTPKGKTLEEFFEHVICVGCGDLSINICHKKAPPTTKEVDLTLDIDQQLLLKRSCKDCGKNPQVALRFKVSVRVADDTGIATFTLFESLVKKYVSKSAYEIKKSLPEDDDQPVEFEALVGNTMLFKVEINEYNKKFSQSNYTVKEASTDEVFVEKFREQFKMKLEADTSELSVSTNCGSSSMYNKDKHSVDLASSTGYTPPKKQIKQEPKESPLSVKSSSTRPKKINLGDGNNMNLSTRVKDNKSQGQSLANVGLFLPKPVFSHGQLYVALSRPGSQLICKNVCRKNKVVTDVMWKTQTFMRSVIVLQ